One stretch of Candidatus Tumulicola sp. DNA includes these proteins:
- a CDS encoding helical backbone metal receptor gives MKRALAVASIVVVLAGCSLRQAMQPKAHAAGPPRVISLAPSLTEIAFAIGCGDRLVGDTAYDNYPPQAKSLPHVADLAHADLEGVAQLQPTAILALHDQEKEGAQIAARIPVQIEYLPNRNLDDLYTDVEGVGAACELRERARAYERGLRDAIKRAHCSQTGGPRVFVLLGLPGFTVGRRSYINDLIDIAGGRNVAASIDQPYPNLGAEAIIKADPDIIVVSKDTPFGADVQKRQPWASLRAVREHRIISPPNDDVIERNGPRLVQGLRWLKSELCR, from the coding sequence ATGAAGCGCGCGCTCGCCGTAGCGAGCATCGTCGTGGTACTTGCCGGATGTTCGCTGAGGCAGGCGATGCAACCCAAAGCGCACGCCGCCGGCCCGCCGCGCGTGATCTCGCTGGCGCCGTCGCTGACCGAGATCGCGTTTGCCATCGGCTGCGGCGACAGACTCGTCGGCGATACCGCCTATGACAACTATCCGCCGCAGGCCAAGTCCCTACCGCATGTCGCCGATCTCGCGCATGCCGATCTCGAAGGCGTCGCGCAACTGCAGCCGACAGCGATCCTCGCGCTGCACGACCAGGAGAAGGAGGGCGCGCAGATCGCAGCGCGCATCCCGGTTCAGATCGAGTACCTGCCGAATCGGAATCTTGACGACCTTTACACCGATGTCGAGGGTGTCGGAGCGGCGTGTGAGCTGCGCGAGCGTGCGAGAGCCTACGAGCGAGGATTGCGGGATGCCATCAAGCGTGCGCACTGCTCGCAGACGGGTGGCCCACGCGTCTTCGTGCTGCTGGGACTTCCGGGATTCACCGTCGGGAGGCGCAGCTACATCAACGATCTCATCGACATCGCAGGTGGCCGGAACGTGGCCGCGAGCATCGACCAGCCGTATCCGAACCTTGGCGCCGAAGCGATCATCAAGGCAGACCCGGACATCATCGTGGTCTCGAAAGACACTCCGTTCGGCGCCGACGTGCAAAAGCGCCAACCGTGGGCGAGTCTCCGTGCCGTGCGCGAGCATCGCATCATCAGTCCGCCGAATGACGACGTCATCGAACGCAACGGCCCGCGCTTAGTCCAAGGCTTGCGCTGGTTGAAAAGCGAGCTGTGCCGCTGA